The genomic segment CTGCAGAAAATCTTGCATATCAGGTTGGGTGGACCACATTAGTATTGAAATGGGAAAATGATGAACAGGCTGGACTTCCAGTGAAAACACCATCGGATGGTTTTAAGTGGAATCAATTGGGGGAATTGTATCAGTGGTTTACCAATACCTATGCCAATTTATCTCTAAAAGAACTAATGGGCATGCTGGATGATAATATACAGAAAATTTTTACAATGATTGATTCTATGACGGAAGAGGAGCTATTTTTACCACATAAAAGAAAGTGGGCAGATGAAGCTACCAAAACAGCAGTATGGGAAGTTTATAAGTTTATTCATGTAAATACAGTAGCCCCCTTTGGAACATTTCGGACAAAGATTAGGAAGTGGAAGAAGCTTTTACTTTGACACACAGATAGAGTTTTAGAAAATATCGTGCTTTTTTGTGCAAAAGAAAATAAATATATAATGCTATTTGGAGTGCATATTCGGTTTCAGGATATGCACTTTTTTTTAATAAAATAAAAAGCGACAAACATTATTCAGATTCAAAGGGTATGAAATTGTGATAAATCTATACGGTATGCTTTGATGGTTTTTGAATTTAATTTTTTTATTGTTTCACATGTTTTGAGATATTCGGATATAAAATTTGATAATTGATCCATAATAGGCACCCTCCTTTGTTTTTTTCAATTATGAGTGCCTATATGGAAAATGTCGATTTTATTTTGGGAAAAACTTATTTAAAGTTTCCAGTGTCCCCTTTGCAGAAAATCCCCATAGTATGCTGCTAAGAGCGTTAATAGCAGCCTGCCTCCTTCGGTAGTACGTCCGGTAGGAGATACTGGGAACGTGCTTTTCCAACTCTTCCAGGATTTCCTCTGTGTTTTTCAGTTCATGGGGAGACAGAAAGGCGTAATATAATATCCAGTAATATTCTTCCCCATGTTTATGATTTTTCCGGAGCAGATCCACAGAAGAGAGAAGCAGTTTTATCATTTTATTGCTGCGGGCAATGCTTTTTGCCCATTCTTCAATCTGGCTGTCTCCCAGATCTGCTCCTGCAGCATAGATGGAATCCAGAAATTCGTCTACACTGGTGTTGTATTCCAGTTGGAACTGAATTTCTACCTGCCGAACAGCAACCATCAGGCTATAAGTAGAATCCCGGTAACAACGGAGAAGCTTATAGGTATCATGGTACAACGGATTATTTTCTACTTCAGCAGAAACAGGGTGGTGATTTTTCTTTGCCATTATACAACCCCTCCTTTCAACAGAACTTCTGGGATTTCAGCGAAGGCAGGTAAGGTATGCTGCAGAGGCGGAGTATGCCCTGGGACGTTGGTGACGGCGTGATTTTCCGGTTTTAGTTTTAACTCAAATTGATAGGCTGCTTTCCCCCAGGGGCAGATAATACGTAGTGAATATAGATATATACTATCTTTGCAGGCTGATAAAGGAGATAATATATACTTTGTTTTGGGGCATCTACAACAAGAAATGCCTTGTATTTCCAGTATTTCAGCGACTTTGCGAACAATGGCTTTGATGTGTGATTCTGGAACGCAGGAGCCTTCCTGTGAAACGATGATTTGTTCGTCAGTAATAGATTCTGAAACGCATTCAGAATTGTTTTTAACAGGCAAGGTGTCTTCGGGTATATGTATTGGCAGTTGCATTTTCATGGCAATTTCCTCCTTATCAATCATGACATCACTGATATTAAACATAACGGACAGATAATTACGCAGATATACCATGCTGCCATGTCTCCCGGAATAGGAAATCAGTGTGATCATGTCGGTATCTTCAAGTTTTTTTAGCAGACGGGACACAGAAGATTTCGACTGTTTCCAACGTCTGGCAAGTTCCTGATAACTGAACAAGGGATTTCCAGTCTGATTGCGAAAATATACTACCGGACCGGCATCAGAGCCTTGCACAGATGGATCATTATAGACTGCATGAATCCAAAGATCCAAAAGAGCATCCATTTCCGAACATTTTCCCAGTCCGATTAGTTTATGAACATCTGCAATTGGAAAAAAGAAAAACCCGATGTCTTTTTTGCATGGGTAATTATAGGAAAGGGCAGTATTATCTTTTGGCCAGTCTTTGATCTTGTATTGGA from the Blautia wexlerae DSM 19850 genome contains:
- a CDS encoding MarR family transcriptional regulator, yielding MNYQLELKQIVDFPRCRIYREFIQTLMKDRSIRTNGGSCLFYFLILCSYANYSSSYRNIEHLTYKVVPGEWICSLKELQIYFRQKFQHQVISILDTLVEQNLLTYSLHEKNKIIQYKIKDWPKDNTALSYNYPCKKDIGFFFFPIADVHKLIGLGKCSEMDALLDLWIHAVYNDPSVQGSDAGPVVYFRNQTGNPLFSYQELARRWKQSKSSVSRLLKKLEDTDMITLISYSGRHGSMVYLRNYLSVMFNISDVMIDKEEIAMKMQLPIHIPEDTLPVKNNSECVSESITDEQIIVSQEGSCVPESHIKAIVRKVAEILEIQGISCCRCPKTKYILSPLSACKDSIYLYSLRIICPWGKAAYQFELKLKPENHAVTNVPGHTPPLQHTLPAFAEIPEVLLKGGVV